In the Pseudobacteroides sp. genome, one interval contains:
- a CDS encoding endo-1,4-beta-xylanase — translation TQASNYKSLMEIALRNPNVKTFVVWGFTDKFSWIPGTFPGTGRGLIYDSNLNPKPAYNALKEALMK, via the coding sequence ACACAGGCAAGCAATTACAAGTCATTGATGGAAATTGCCTTGAGAAACCCTAATGTTAAAACATTTGTGGTTTGGGGCTTTACTGATAAGTTTTCATGGATTCCAGGAACTTTCCCAGGTACTGGCAGAGGTCTCATATATGATAGTAATCTAAATCCAAAACCGGCGTATAATGCATTGAAAGAAGCTCTTATGAAATAG